The Armatimonadota bacterium genome window below encodes:
- the nth gene encoding endonuclease III: MEVQPRDRVREIIAELRTAFPDAKVSLEFGTPHQLLVATILSAQCTDIKVNQVTPALFAKYRSPQDFADADPSELERDVHATGFFRQKTKSIIESAQDIVHLHGGEVPDSMEELTQLRGVGRKTANVVLSAAFGKPGIIVDTHVLRISGLLGLADPKLVAKKDADKVERELMAVVPEEDWSNFSNLIVALGRSICPARKPRHDECPILHLCPTGQKGVTVG, encoded by the coding sequence ATGGAAGTGCAACCCCGAGACCGTGTCAGAGAGATCATTGCTGAGCTGCGAACAGCTTTTCCCGACGCGAAGGTATCTCTGGAGTTCGGCACGCCTCACCAGCTTCTCGTCGCCACGATCCTCTCGGCGCAGTGTACCGACATCAAGGTCAACCAAGTAACGCCCGCGCTGTTCGCGAAGTACCGATCACCCCAGGACTTCGCCGATGCTGACCCCAGCGAACTCGAGCGCGACGTCCACGCGACCGGCTTCTTCAGGCAGAAGACCAAGTCCATCATCGAATCGGCTCAGGACATCGTGCATCTCCACGGCGGAGAGGTGCCGGATTCAATGGAGGAACTGACTCAACTCAGGGGCGTCGGGCGCAAGACGGCGAACGTCGTCCTCAGCGCAGCGTTCGGGAAGCCGGGCATCATCGTGGACACGCACGTGCTGCGAATCTCCGGCTTGCTCGGCCTCGCGGACCCGAAACTCGTGGCGAAGAAGGATGCGGACAAGGTCGAGCGGGAGCTGATGGCGGTCGTTCCGGAGGAGGACTGGTCGAACTTCAGCAACCTGATCGTCGCGCTGGGGCGTTCGATCTGCCCCGCGCGAAAACCCCGGCACGACGAGTGCCCGATACTCCACCTCTGTCCGACCGGTCAGAAGGGAGTGACTGTCGGATAA
- the dnaE gene encoding DNA polymerase III subunit alpha: protein MAFAHLHVHSNFSFLDGGSAVEALVDRAKEVGCDSLAVTDHNGLYGAVRFYDYARKAGIKPIVGAEMAMESGHHIVLLAKNLSGYSNLCKIVTRAHLSHEKGQAAVSFEVLDRHRGDLFCLSGCRRGEVTSLLREGCPEAAEEAASRYAEIFGKSFVIEMQNHILPGTALLNQELCSLARKLNLGAVATNDVHYARKDDFRVQDILACVQSITKLADRHPVRKRNCEYYLKSPKAMANLFTAYPRALTTAGSIAAQCNLDLGLGTYRFPDFPVPSGETAYSYLCKLCFEGLARLYKPITPEATKRLQHELTIIHELGFAEYFLVTWDIVRKAREMGIRCSGRGSAADSMVAYCLGITIVDPLEHDLLFERFLNPERKGMPDIDIDFDAARRDEIIEYIYKRFGEDKVAMVCTVSTLCAKSAIRDVGKAMDFPQDQIDTLASGLPHTKARRIREAMDKLPELRDGGVSIEKMETLVDICEKVDGFPRHLSVHLGGVVISRGLLTDLVPLEWATKGVIVSQFDKDDIETLGLVKMDVLGLRNLSAIEDALVLIRENHGIDLDVDNLPYDDPKVYEMLRSTNTVGLFQVESPGMRGLLGRLQPTGFNDITAQISLFRPGPMQADMINPFIKRRHGEEPITYLHPSLEPALRETYGVILYQEQVLRVSSALAGFTPGQADSLRRAMTTDRSQEEMEKIRETFVSGALKNGVDEEIAEKVFSQLRAFAAYGFCKAHAASFAKIAYQTAYLKAHYAPEFLAGILCNEPMGFYPANVIVEEARRIGIGILGVDVNRSRKKFSVEEGNIRIGLMQVKGISDAEIKSIVDARAEREFDSFSDFCRRARVDRPTIENLVNCGAFECFGHPRGKLLWLLGEKTLGVTRQGSPSVETFRLMEVEADDQLADLPDVPEPPMHVRVRMDYEILGLSPLCHPMVFYRETLAQAGIVKSTEAKGKPGGSIVRIAGVVVTCMRPPTKSGVIVVFVTLEDEFGLMDTVIFPKVYEQYGPVIFNSPGLIIEGKVERMGERGLSIIARKIWPLTPEHRNEGISGDRQRYPERKRSAGQRSWVKSQGV from the coding sequence ATGGCATTCGCTCACCTTCACGTACATTCGAACTTCTCTTTCCTCGACGGAGGGAGCGCGGTCGAGGCGCTCGTCGACCGCGCGAAAGAGGTCGGCTGCGACTCGCTCGCCGTCACGGACCACAACGGCCTCTATGGCGCTGTCCGGTTCTACGACTATGCCCGGAAGGCCGGGATCAAGCCGATCGTCGGCGCTGAGATGGCGATGGAGAGCGGCCATCACATCGTGCTGCTGGCCAAGAACCTCTCCGGCTATTCGAACCTCTGCAAGATCGTCACCCGCGCGCACCTTTCTCATGAAAAGGGCCAGGCCGCCGTGAGCTTCGAAGTGCTCGATCGCCACAGGGGCGACCTCTTCTGCCTCTCGGGATGCCGCAGGGGTGAGGTGACCTCCCTACTGCGCGAGGGATGTCCCGAGGCCGCGGAGGAGGCCGCTTCCCGATATGCCGAAATCTTCGGGAAGAGCTTTGTCATCGAGATGCAGAACCACATCCTGCCCGGAACGGCTCTCCTCAATCAGGAGCTATGCTCGCTCGCCCGGAAGCTGAATCTCGGCGCAGTGGCGACGAACGACGTACACTACGCTCGCAAGGACGACTTCAGAGTGCAGGATATCCTTGCCTGTGTGCAGAGTATCACCAAGCTGGCAGACCGCCATCCGGTCCGCAAGCGGAACTGCGAGTACTACCTCAAGTCGCCCAAGGCGATGGCGAACCTCTTCACCGCCTATCCGCGTGCCTTAACCACCGCCGGCAGCATCGCAGCGCAGTGCAACCTCGACCTCGGACTCGGCACGTATCGATTCCCCGACTTCCCGGTTCCGAGCGGCGAGACGGCATACAGCTACCTGTGCAAGTTATGTTTTGAAGGCCTAGCACGATTGTACAAACCGATCACACCCGAGGCCACGAAGCGCCTCCAGCACGAACTGACCATCATCCACGAACTCGGATTCGCCGAGTACTTCCTGGTCACTTGGGACATCGTCCGCAAGGCCAGGGAGATGGGTATCCGCTGCTCAGGACGAGGGTCCGCCGCGGACTCGATGGTCGCCTACTGCCTGGGCATCACGATCGTAGATCCGCTCGAGCACGACCTGCTGTTCGAGCGGTTTCTCAACCCCGAGCGCAAAGGTATGCCGGACATTGACATCGACTTCGACGCCGCCCGGCGCGACGAGATCATCGAGTACATCTACAAGCGGTTTGGCGAGGACAAGGTGGCGATGGTCTGCACCGTCAGCACGCTCTGCGCGAAGTCGGCGATCCGCGATGTCGGCAAGGCGATGGACTTCCCGCAGGATCAGATCGACACACTGGCATCCGGGCTGCCTCACACGAAGGCTCGGCGCATCCGTGAGGCGATGGACAAGCTGCCCGAGCTTCGAGACGGCGGCGTCTCGATCGAGAAGATGGAGACGCTGGTGGACATCTGCGAGAAGGTGGACGGCTTCCCGCGCCACCTAAGCGTCCACCTCGGCGGCGTTGTCATCAGCCGCGGGCTGCTCACCGACCTTGTGCCGCTGGAGTGGGCGACGAAGGGCGTGATCGTCTCGCAGTTCGACAAGGACGATATCGAGACGCTCGGCTTGGTGAAGATGGATGTACTCGGCCTGCGGAACCTCTCGGCGATAGAGGATGCGCTCGTGTTGATCAGGGAGAATCACGGCATCGACCTCGATGTGGACAACCTGCCATACGATGATCCGAAAGTCTACGAGATGCTGCGGTCCACGAATACGGTCGGCCTCTTCCAGGTCGAGTCGCCCGGTATGCGTGGGCTGCTCGGACGACTTCAGCCGACGGGGTTCAACGACATCACCGCGCAAATCTCGCTCTTCCGGCCCGGACCGATGCAGGCGGATATGATCAATCCGTTCATCAAGCGGCGGCACGGCGAGGAGCCGATCACGTATCTCCATCCGAGTCTCGAGCCGGCGCTCAGGGAGACCTACGGCGTCATCCTCTACCAGGAGCAGGTCCTGCGGGTATCGAGCGCGCTCGCCGGATTCACCCCCGGCCAGGCGGATTCGCTCCGGCGCGCGATGACCACCGACCGCTCGCAGGAGGAGATGGAGAAGATCCGCGAGACGTTTGTCAGTGGCGCGCTCAAAAATGGCGTCGATGAGGAGATCGCCGAGAAGGTCTTCTCGCAGCTCAGGGCGTTCGCCGCGTATGGGTTCTGCAAGGCGCACGCCGCCTCGTTCGCCAAGATCGCCTACCAGACCGCCTACCTGAAGGCACACTACGCGCCCGAGTTCCTCGCCGGAATTCTCTGCAATGAGCCGATGGGCTTCTACCCGGCGAATGTGATCGTCGAGGAGGCACGCCGGATCGGTATCGGCATTCTCGGCGTCGATGTCAACCGAAGCCGGAAGAAGTTCAGTGTCGAGGAAGGGAACATCCGCATCGGGTTGATGCAGGTGAAGGGGATCAGCGATGCGGAGATCAAATCGATCGTGGATGCGAGGGCTGAGCGGGAGTTCGACTCGTTCAGCGATTTCTGCCGGCGCGCGCGTGTCGATCGCCCGACCATCGAGAACCTGGTCAACTGCGGCGCGTTCGAGTGCTTCGGCCATCCGCGCGGGAAACTGCTCTGGTTGCTCGGAGAGAAAACGTTGGGTGTCACACGCCAGGGGAGCCCGTCCGTTGAAACATTCCGGCTAATGGAGGTTGAAGCCGATGACCAACTCGCCGATCTGCCCGACGTGCCCGAGCCGCCGATGCACGTCCGAGTGCGGATGGATTATGAGATACTCGGACTATCGCCTCTATGTCATCCGATGGTCTTCTACCGGGAGACGCTGGCGCAGGCGGGGATAGTCAAGAGCACGGAAGCGAAGGGAAAACCCGGCGGCTCAATCGTCAGAATCGCGGGAGTCGTCGTCACGTGCATGCGCCCGCCGACTAAATCAGGGGTCATCGTGGTGTTCGTCACGCTAGAGGACGAGTTCGGCCTGATGGACACGGTCATTTTCCCGAAGGTCTACGAGCAGTACGGCCCGGTGATCTTCAACAGTCCCGGACTGATCATCGAAGGCAAGGTCGAGCGGATGGGTGAGCGCGGCCTGTCAATCATAGCGAGGAAGATATGGCCGCTCACTCCCGAACATAGGAATGAGGGCATCTCAGGCGACCGGCAGCGGTATCCTGAACGGAAGCGTTCCGCCGGGCAGAGGTCGTGGGTCAAGAGTCAGGGCGTCTGA